Genomic window (Candidatus Scalindua japonica):
AGGATCAAAGCCAGGCTTAAACATCGATCAGTTTCTGAACAGATAAAGAAATATATCTACGAGGCAATGATTAGTGAAGAAAACCCTGATTTGCCACTAAGATTTATAAGAGAAACACTTGAAGCAAAGCAGAGATTGAAGCAGGACTGGGAACAGAATATGAATTTGGCACAATTAAATGAATAAAATAATCGCTTCAAACCACTTCTTGAAATTTAAAAAGAAATCGCCTAAGAAATTACAATTAGAAATAGACAATGAGGTTAAAAATATCATAAACAACCCTGAAATTGGTGAACTGAAAAAGGGTGATCTTAAAACAATACGTATTTATAAGTTCAGGTATAAAGCACAGTTTTATTTGCTTTCATACGAGGTCAAAGGGAAAACGTTATATTTATATCTAGTTGGTACACACGAAAATTACTATAAACAGTTAAAG
Coding sequences:
- a CDS encoding TA system antitoxin ParD family protein, which encodes MSKVLTIRLPEDIESKIRIKARLKHRSVSEQIKKYIYEAMISEENPDLPLRFIRETLEAKQRLKQDWEQNMNLAQLNE
- a CDS encoding type II toxin-antitoxin system RelE/ParE family toxin, producing the protein MNKIIASNHFLKFKKKSPKKLQLEIDNEVKNIINNPEIGELKKGDLKTIRIYKFRYKAQFYLLSYEVKGKTLYLYLVGTHENYYKQLKRYLS